In the genome of Pempheris klunzingeri isolate RE-2024b chromosome 3, fPemKlu1.hap1, whole genome shotgun sequence, one region contains:
- the nol11 gene encoding nucleolar protein 11-like produces MAALYEGYTLCGLVPGQNLSNSGVQGIEAERDSDHVVVTDSTRCVTLYKVSDQKPLSSWTVKQGQTLTCSAVYNSQTKEYVAVSDSKVIRIWKEEDIILEKTFKATVSSEVWRVHCVPAGEPVVLFQRGAVRLLDALLSAPQQPIEDVLAQEEAVRWSTNIVAESQHFVIFTTELKGEHFLYLQRLNPNTLQRYRLEREEPGLSPLSFSASYRDKHIRLLYLYPNGHVYQSVVPVRGLGADEGAQALPLPRSLQLGLPVGEGLLQAASVLLLDEDHVAVVGVPHPSAGTGKDFLCIWNTNFQTLQAGKEMAGKIYGQLWSYSNKLFIPHGKTLSVIPYECPKSSLASALGKLRQAKTEEFKAPASVPSWNNILHGEKAQPSRTVETRKTRTTRKTQSAHSLTIDQVLELIKTAPVEEVQKEVEGLLSRVDTQDLPPSVGQLALSLVSRSLADPAFYTPSTLAQLVHTQSLCHSVCPDLLLLALERKDYFLCQLCLQFFPDLPEDVTCACLKTFISMPDADAEKVSLEPDSISFMENLIARDRGQVGLQNGFSPTSFDEDHSDALSGVGDTIKTRAEDKEKTSTPPEQICPVGLHKAVLLNEVLQTAYSDTFLLPHLKDLSAQHVVLFLQYLQFLYFKFSQDAIPQMFRSPSLTQVMDWVCMLLDAHFTVLVMTPEAKGLLLSLKSFVRSQVRLFSELGKIESSLQELNKMKVKKDVGQYSIEIIELF; encoded by the exons ATGGCCGCGCTGTATGAGGGATACACGTTGTGCGGACTTGTTCCAGGTCAAAATCTGTCAAATTCAGGAGTTCAAGGCATCGAAGCGGAGAGAGACAGCGACCATGTCGTGGTCACCGACTCAACCAGATGTGTCACGTTGTACAAG GTTTCAGACCAGAAGCCGCTGAGCAGCTGGACGGTGAAACAAGGACAGACTCTGACCTGTTCAGCTGTCTACAACTCCCAGACCAAGGAGTATGTGGCAGTGTCAGACAGCAAG GTGATCAGAATTTGGAAGGAAGAGGACATAATCTTAGAGAAGACCTTCAAAGCAACT GTGTCATCGGAGGTCTGGAGGGTCCACTGTGTACCCGCAGGGGAGCCTGTGGTCTTGTTCCAGAGAGGAGCTGTGAGACTCCTGGACGCTCTTCTTTCGGCTCCCCAGCAGCCCATAGAGGACGTCCTGGCTCAAGAGGAGGCCGTTAG GTGGAGCACCAACATAGTGGCAGAGTCGCAGCACTTTGTTATCTTCACAACTGAACTG AAAGGAGAACATTTCCTCTACCTGCAGAGACTGAATCCCAACACCCTACAGAGGTACcggctggagagagaggagcctgGTCTCTCCCCACTCAGCTTCTCTGCCTCCTACAGGGATAAACACATCCGCCTACTTTATCTCT ACCCCAATGGTCACGTGTACCAGAGTGTAGTCCCAGTGCGGGGTCTGGGGGCTGACGAGGGGGCCCAGGCTCTTCCGCTGCCCCGCAGCCTGCAGCTGGGTCTCCCTGTCGGTGAGGGCCTGCTGCAGGCAGCATCGGTCCTGCTCCTGGATGAAGACCATGTAGCTGTTGTGGGGGTTCCACACCCCTCTGCTGGAACCGGTAAAG ACTTTCTCTGCATCTGGAACACCAATTTTCAGACGCTTCAGGCTGGAAAAGAGATGGCGGGTAAAATCTATGGACAG CTATGGAGTTATTCCAACAAGCTATTCATTCCACATGGGAAAACCCTCTCTGTTATTCCATATGAGTGCCCCAAATCTTCCCTGGCCTCTGCCCTGGGAAAACTAAGGCAGGCCAAGACTGAAG AGTTCAAAGCTCCAGCCTCTGTACCGTCTTGGAATAACATTCTGCACGGAGAGAAAGCTCAGCCCTCCAGAACAGTGGAGACCAGGAAGACG AGAACAACCCGTAAGACCCAATCAGCACATAGTTTAACAATTGATCAGGTTCTGGAGCTCATCAAG ACGGCACCAGTGGAAGAGGTCCAGAAAGAGGTGGAGGGGCTCCTCTCTAGGGTAGACACCCAGGACCTGCCGCCCTCAGTGGGGCAGCTGGCGTTGAGCCTTGTGTCCCGGAGCCTGGCCGATCCAGCCTTCTACACCCCCAGCACCCTGGCACAGCTAGTGCACACTCAGTCCCTCTGCCACAG TGTGTGTCCAGACCTTTTGCTCCTGGCCCTGGAGAGGAAGGATTACTTTCTGTGTCAGCTGTGTTTGCAGTTCTTTCCTGACCTCCCAGAAGATGTCACCTGTGCCTGCCTTAAGACCTTTATCAG TATGCCAGACGCCGATGCAGAGAAAGTGAGCCTGGAGCCTGACAGTATCTCCTTCATGGAAAACCTAATCGCTCGGGATCGTGGCCAGGTTGGCCTGCAGAATGGCTTCAGCCCCACCTCCTTTGACGAGGACCACTCCGACGCCCTCAGTGGAGTGGGCGACACAATTAAGACCAGAGCAGAAGACAAGGAGAAGACCTCAACTCCACCAGAACAGATCTGTCCGGTGGGGTTACACAAGGCCGTTCTACT AAATGAGGTCCTGCAGACGGCGTACAGCGACACTTTCCTCCTCCCACACCTAAAAGATCTGTCCGCCCAACATGTTGTT CTTTTCCTACAGTACCTGCAGTTCCTTTACTTCAAATTTTCCCAAGATGCTATCCCACAGATGTTTAGATCACCAAGCCTGACTCAG GTCATGGATTGGGTTTGCATGCTGCTGGACGCCCATTTCACAGTGCTGGTGATGACTCCAGAGGCCAAAGGCTTACTGCTGAGCCTGAAAAGCTTTGTACGGTCTCAG GTGAGACTGTTTTCTGAGCTGGGGAAGATCGAGAGCAGCCTCCAAGAGCTCAACaagatgaaggtgaagaagGACGTCGGACAATACTCCATTGAAATCATTGAGCTGTTTTAG
- the LOC139198680 gene encoding beta-2-glycoprotein 1-like, translating into MERMLMWALLFPFVFFTTLTSGQENVCFRPKVADNIVVLGLQRYFNPGAELVLSCEQGYTPLSGPLKIVCAESGQWTKTKLICLPKRCPYPDPPTNGELYYEDTVYQSMINYTCDEGHFMIGDNTSVCLANGTWSSPTPECKPVNCGLAPIPEFGMIIYSKRIRGNTTDYGVTGTYRCLPPYAVIGDARAECTASGKWTKTPKCGVVTCPLPENIARGYMSSNDQRDYDYMETIKYGCHGDYTLEGSFQIVCQQDGHWSEKPSCKAPCSVDIQRARILYKGQKLWIKDLQPNRVLHKEIVSVYCMDKVRECGYAVPTQCIDGNLKIPECFEQPGHIDYNLHSRSLPSEIKQC; encoded by the exons ATGGAACGCATGCTGATGTGGGCTCTGCTGTttccatttgtattttttaccaCCCTGACATCTGGACAAGAAAATG TGTGTTTTAGGCCTAAGGTGGCTGACAACATTGTGGTGCTTGGGCTCCAGAGGTACTTTAACCCTGGTGCGGAGTTGGTGCTGTCCTGTGAACAGGGATACACCCCTTTGTCAGGCCCTCTGAAGATTGTCTGCGCTGAAAGTGGACAATGGACAAAAACCAAATTAATATGCCTAC CCAAACGGTGTCCCTATCCTGACCCACCGACTAATGGAGAGTTGTACTATGAGGATACTGTGTACCAGAGTATGATCAACTATACTTGTGATGAGGG GCACTTCATGATCGGAGACAACACTTCTGTGTGTCTTGCCAACGGAACATGGAGCAGCCCAACACCAGAGTGCAAGC CTGTGAACTGTGGCCTCGCTCCGATCCCAGAGTTTGGGATGATAATTTATAGCAAGAGGATTAGAGGGAACACCACTGACTATGGCGTCACAGGGACATACAGGTGCCTGCCTCCATACGCGGTTATTGGTGACGCAAGAGCAGAGTGCACTGCCAGCGGCAAATGGACCAAGACACCTAAATGTGGAG TGGTGACCTGCCCTCTGCCAGAGAACATCGCCAGAGGCTACATGTCAAGCAACGACCAGAGAGACTATGACTACATGGAAACGATCAAATATGGCTGCCATGGAGACTATACACTTGAGGGGAGCTTCCAGATAGTTTGTCAGCAGGATGGGCATTGGTCTGAGAAGCCGTCCTGCAAGG CTCCTTGCAGTGTTGACATACAGAGAGCGAGGATACTATACAAGGGACAAAAACTCTGGATAAAGGACCTGCAACCTAACAGAGTCTTACACAAAGAAATTGTCTCAGTCTACTGCATGGACAAGGTCAGGGAGTGTGGTTATGCAGTGCCAACCCAGTGCATCGATGGAAATCTCAAAATCCCTGAATGCTTTGAAC AGCCAGGCCATATTGATTATAATCTTCATTCACGTTCACTTCCATCAGAAATCAAACAGTGCTGA